The Limnospira fusiformis SAG 85.79 genomic interval TCCGATGTCCTGAGTGCGGGTTCACTCTACCCAGGGACTGGAACGGTGCTTTTGGAATCTTTCTAAAAGCTTTGCGGGATACCGCCTCTGTTACCTTAACGGGTAATAGTGCTATCGTCGCATTGTCAGGCAATAGCCGGATAAATGTCGCGTAAATGTATCAGATTGCGGTTCTTGGTGGGTTTGGGATGCACTTCCCCACCCCCAGCAGTTTTTGGAGACGGTGGGACTTAGGGAAACTATTGATTGAGTTGGGCTATGGCAACTCAAATTAGGGCTGGGAGTATCGCGCCACTGACTGATTGGGATTCAACTGTCTCAGGTGGTACTTCTTGCTGTTGATTTTTTAGTCATAAGTATAGCCACGCCAGCACCACAGGTTCATCTAATGCGATCGCTCCTCCCCTTGTCAACCCCTTTATTCTTTTATGGCGGCGATTTGAGCCAGGGATTATAATGGATAATCATAAAAAAGGAGATGTTTCGGAAGGAGAATTGAGAGGGGATGGAGTGGCAAAGTGTGGTTAACTCGATTGATGAGTTTGTGTTTGAAAAAACTGGGGAACACTTGGATAGCCTGCAATTGGCGATTTTAAAGGGAGTGCTGAATAGCCATAAGTATAGTGCGATCGGCAAGCAGTACGGATGTAGTACAGGTCATGCCAAGGATAAGGGATACGAACTATGGCAGTTATTATCAAAAGTCTTTGATCAAGATGTTAATAAATCAAATTTAGTCGCTACAGTTGAGCGTTTAGGGTTTGTAAATTATCAACATCATATTGTCAAGGATTCTGTCAAAATAAGTAATATTAATTTCTGTGGCAATTATGAAACAGCCAATTTAGAAAATCCGGATAAAGTCCATCCTGAATCTCCAGTCACAAATACCATATATGAAGACGAAATAGTTGAACAGATATTGCAAGAGACTAAATTTAAGGCGGTGGAGAAACTAAGTAAACTCGGTTTAACACCGGAACAAATTGCCGAATCCTTAGATTTACCCTTACCAGAAGTTGAGAATTGGATAGAGTAAATTAATGTTAATTTTGACAATTATGGATTAGATTATCTGGTATTGCAAGATGGCTGTTGGATGACGCTGTTTGGTTCCACGCTATCCATAAGCCAGCTATTTTTATTACCGTCAAAAATTAAATTAAAAATCAAACTTTCGCAGGGAGTCCGACCATTTTTCATGTGATATTTCAACCACACTTTAATTTTGGCTTGGCTATTATTTTTAGCAAACGTCTGGAAAGCATAAACATCAACTTTTCGGACAGAATCCCACCAATTATCCTTAACTCTTCGAGCTTCTCTTCGTCGCCAAGAGTCGCTGAGTAACTTGATAGCTTCTTGTCTATTGCTGGGGGCTAACTGATAATACCTAACAATTGTGTCTTCAGGAGCAGAAGTATTCCCTGTTCTATTTAAAGCTGACGAGCTAGTAGTATTGTTGTGAGACCTGGGAATATAAGATTGAGGCTTAATTAATATTGCTGCAATAATCAAAGCACCAGCAATCACACTACCGATAATTACCTGATCTTGCCAATCTATTTTTTGTTGATTTTCTTTCATATCTAATAGCTTCCTATTGAATTGGGTTTGACAGCATATCTTCAATAATTTATTTAGGTTGATTATGAGAATTTTGGGGATTATGATTTTTTTCTAATTCTTCTTGTCTCCTTTTTCTTTCGTTTTCTTGAGAAGTTTTAAAAGATTCTGCTAATTGATCTTCAATATTGGGTACACGATCAATTCTGGCAAAATCATAGTCGGTTTTATCCTCCTCTTGTTGTTCTATGGAAGAAATAGGTTTTGCTGATGACATGGCAATTTCTGAGGGAGGAGAAGCATACCCCAAACCAATGATTCCTTGTACAGTTTGAACTCCTGTAACAATTTTTTCAACAACATCACCTAGCTTCACCTTTCTTTGTTCCGCAGTCTTAATTTGTTGCACTAAAAACAACATATATTTTTCACAGCCATCAATTTCACCTTGATAAGTAGATGACAGTTTTTCAAACAAAGGTGCAAATTTATCAAATTGTTGATCGTGCCAAGTCAATTTAAGATTTTCCCATTGAGTAGCTACCTTTCCCCACTCTTGCTGTAACGTTCCTCGAAATTGATCTAACTGCCTGAGCAAGCACTCAGCATCTTCTAAGTTAAAAGAAGTTGGTTTAACCATATCTATCTTTTCCTGATTTATAAGTCGGCTAAACGTCCAGACAATTTTTGTTTTTTAGTCTCATTTATTTCAATTTGTTCTCGAACAAATCTGATGTATTGATCGCTTTCTTTTTCCGCATCATTATAAGTAGAGATAAATTTCTCAAATATCGGTTCAAATTTATCAAATTGTTGATCGCGCCAAACCGATTTAAGATTGCTCCACTGGTTCAAAACCCTTGACCATTCATCCCGGATAGCCTCGTGAAACTGTTCCAGTTCTTTGAGTAGATCTTCTGCATCTTGAGCATCAAATGAAGTTTGAGCCATAACCCTTTCTCCTTTTATTAATAATTTTGTTCAAACTCTTTCAAGATATCATCAAACTTTCTGAGCCATTCCAAGGCATCGTCACCCGCTTCTAAGGCTCTTTGTACCATGTCTTTGGTTTGGTCGAAATCTTTAGTAAATTTGTCTTTACTTTCTCCTTTCCAAGAATCATCACATTTTCTCCAAGTTCCTTCAACTGCCTTAAATTTATCAGTTGTTAAATCTTGGAAATCAGACAAAGCCGCAATAAATTTGGCTAACTCTTGTTCGTCAATATCCAAATCTCTTGACATCCTACAATCTCCTAATCACGTCAACCGTTGTTCAAAATTATGGCAGTATTCGCCAATTTCTTCTTTTGTGGGGACAGCATAAGGCTTAAATTTCTCTAAACCTGCTGTCGCCGAATCATCCCGAAAATAAGCTCTGAGTCGTGGTAACTTTTCTGCATGGACTTCTCCTAAGAGTAATCGAGAATCATCTCCCGGCATATTCAAGGCAACCCGCAGGTCAAAATGGGTTAGCCAAGAACGATTATCCCCAGTCAGTTTGAGAAATGTTTTCATATCTTCTAACCAGAAAATAGTATGGATACCCAATTCAGACCCTTGGGAAATTAGCTTGAGTAGTCTTTCGGCATCTTCGGAAGGTTCTTCACTACGACGACCCATAACAGGACGTAAATTTTGCGCTCTGTTTAACCCTCCCACTGCATAGACAAAAAATAGGGAATCTCCTAAATCATCGGGATTTTGGTCTGGGTTTTCTTCTCGTTGTTTTAAACGTCTTTCAAATTCTTCATAGGTCTCGTTTAATAAAGTTTCAGCTTTAATAACTTGACAATCTGGATCGGCAAAACGTTTAGCGATTTGGGTGGGGAAGTAAGAGTTAAAGGCATTCCTGAAATTGATGGTCATTTCTGTCCAGTCATTATCTTCATCAGGAATGGATAAATCAGCAATCATAAACCGTGCTTTTTGGGGTTGATAGCAATGAATTAAACTCATTAATATTCCCCCAATAATTCCAAAGACAATTTCTTCAGAAGAGCCAACTATCATCATGTTATTGCGGGGACGACGACGGAAAATCGCTTTAGTATGATCGCCAATTCTCATCGGTTCTCCCAGCCAAGCAATCCCCGGAGTTTCTTGAACCACCCAATCTGGTTCTTTAATAACTTGTTTATTTAATTCTTTCAGGGAGAGCCAT includes:
- a CDS encoding WXG100 family type VII secretion target, with product MSRDLDIDEQELAKFIAALSDFQDLTTDKFKAVEGTWRKCDDSWKGESKDKFTKDFDQTKDMVQRALEAGDDALEWLRKFDDILKEFEQNY